Below is a window of Nicotiana tabacum cultivar K326 chromosome 19, ASM71507v2, whole genome shotgun sequence DNA.
TTCCAGCCCTGGGTATCAAATTGTTGGTTTCATCCTGAAGGCtggcttcgtggtcgataggtaaagccatgaatcgagggtttgccattgctGATCCGGAGTTGTAAACTGGTGCGTATTGCGgatttgtatcaaacaaccactgttatccttagccccacggtgggtgccaaactatttacctgaAAAATctgatatagttgaatttataagtagttctaaggatatgtggtatagcttGACATAAATCGTACGTAAAAGTAGAAATGTTCAGATTCTTGGCTATAGAAATGGTATATAAATTATTGAACTAGACCGATGAGTATGCTGAATAATACAAGCTTAAGAGATTTATTCTTCAATAAATAGAAGTAGTCTTCTCTTACAATGTGTCAACCTGCTTGTGCTTACAAGGATTCTCCCccttatagtagagggatcttactttatttataataaaaaatatatagtggaggacccatgatgaattgtctcttcctcgattactgccaagattctctcctctagtgcgattgcaacggctcttgtctgcgagctcgatactggttcgagctcggtattgggtcgagccctcggccttgAGTTCGAGTTTGACATTCGGGGTGAGTGCCAATCGGTCTGTGCATCCCCGACAACCTTCTCTTTGCCTTGCGGTTCGATTTGGTCATCGACTTAATAATGATACTGAGCCGATTCCTCGATCAGTCTTGGAGCTCGAGGCTTGTTTGTACTATCCTCGGAATTCGTCTCGAGCTCTCACTTCGATTGCTTACCATTTGAACCGATCAAACGTAcggaggccgaaatctatttcgaccgtatacaggaTTTTCTATAAAATTGCAAAGGTTTTACGATCGTTGCCATAGGTCTAATTTATAGTAATAAGTATGACAGGAAGGGCAAAGTATAGTTTATTCTTGCGAGTACATTTGAAAATTATGTGACATTATTAATTCgttttttctaatttattttattatacatCATTTTTAGTAGTTTCATATCGGTTAATAGATTTTGAAATGGTTAATATGGTGTAAACAGATGTGTTCGAAAAGTTCAAGGACAATGAAGGAAATTTTGAGAAGGCATTGACGACTAACGTGCCAGCAATGTTAAGTTTGTATGAAGCTGCACATATGAGAGTCGATGGAGAGGATATTCTCGAGGAAGCCTTAGTCTTCATATCAAATCATTTTAAATCAATGATTCCTATCTTGAGTGATTCCTTTAGGGAACAAGTAATGCATGCCCTAAATCAGCCAATCCATATGAGCTTAACAAGGGTAGAAGCAAGGATATTCCTATCTAGGTACCGAAGTTATTATGACACAAAGAATGAACTACTATTAGAATTTGCAAAGTTGGATTTCAACTTGTTGCAAAAGGAGCATAGGAAGGAGCTAAGTTCTATTACAAGGtacataattattttattttttatgaaaaatgcGCGACAATACACTCTCTATTTGATCAGGACACACtcactatatttttaaattggaAAGGTGGGttaaagaagaattaacctaaattaCCTCACCTaacacttaaactaaaaatagttagTGCATGTAtaatacatatataatatatgtataatcgtGTATAGTTagtatataatctatatatacctGTTAAAAGAGGTAATCAGTGAATCTAGCCGGCAATTTATGTAAATATCCCGTAAAATGTGATTTGTGGTGACTAATAGTATATGGTAAAAAAGTATATGATTTTTATAAAAACAAATAGAGCATTGCTTAGCCAATGTGATTTGTGGTGACTAATAGTTAACttaaattaatattaatattaaactttttctttaaattaatattaatattcaacTTTTTCTTTCTCATAATAAAACTTGTATTTGATATTCTTTCTTTTCCTCTTACTAAGTTGTCTATTATCTAAAAACAAAATAAGGGATGAAAGGCcgtaaaaatttattttcatcagtTGTTTATACCAAGCCAATAAATATAAGAAATTTATTTCTCATATATAATTTTTAACACTTAATGAAGGTTGAGTGATATATATTttcactttaattttttttattcttaagGTTAAATGTTTAGTTAGGTGTAAACTCCCGGTGCGGATGAGTTTTTACTAATGAAAGACATAGAATAAACTAAAATtgcttctttttcattctttcaaGCACTGCAACGGCCATAGAATTTTATTCTGATAACAAGTTATGGAATTCTAGAAATTAGattttatttttctaactttctattgttatttctttatttaaatttgaaatttattatttctatatttttaccTCGCAGTAGTATATTgcttttttattatttatcagAATTTACATAAGTCAACTATTTAATATGTATCAGGTTATACTATatgattttttatttatagtttaagGCTTCTAAAAACGTTTGGCTTTAGGCCTCCAAATTAACGCTGCTTACCATTCACCGCTTCTCGGCATTAATTGAGAAGAAAAAGGTGTATCTTGGACCTAAAGACCTACAATAACCATGATGTATGCATAGCAAGAAAAGGTTATATCACTTCATTTCTCTTTATATTGGACTGAAAAGAAAGTCACAAAGGATAAAACAAATTGAACTGCATTTCTGGCTAGTCAATGTTGCAAGGCAAAGTTGCACAATGACCTGAGTATTAATCATGTGTAGGACAAGAGATATTTTTTAGTTAGAGACTGATTGAGagattttattttggatttaggtGGTGGAAAGATTTGGACATTGTAACCAAGTGTCCTTTTGCACGAGATCGATTAGTAGAGAGCTATTTTTGGGCATTGGGAGTGTACTTTGAGCCAAAATTTGCTATTGCAAGAAGAATGCTCGCTAAAGTAATTGGCTTGGCTACCATTATCGACGACATCTACGATGTGTATGGAACTTACGATGAACTTATGTGTTTCACAGAGGCAATTGAGAGGTTTGTTAAATTCTTCACAATTTGTCCCTACTTTTTTCTACTTTCAATATAGTACTCCTCTCCATCTTTTTGACAAATGCCAgatcttctctctttcttttgttCTAAAAACATATACGATTTGGTTTCTATATTGTGTGCTTTAGGCCCTTTtgaaactttcaaaatgaaaGTACAATGTAAAAAGCTTCCCCACCTAGTAGAAATCTTCGTGGCAGTGATTTTCGATGGAAGACATCGACTGTGATGCCATGGACAAGGGGTTGTCCCTCCATTTTCATTTTCTGTCGTTTTTGATCGTTGGTTCCTTTCTGGCCAGTGCTCGCTCACCGTCGGAGGTAAATGTAGCCTAGTTATACTCAGTGTATACTAATCTAATATTCAATGTATATATTAAACACACTTGAGTATACAAAGAGTATATGTAGTATACACATTATACTCAGCAGTATAATCAGTGTATACTCTAAGTATATACGTAGAATAAACTGAGTATACATCGAGATACACTGTACGTTCAGGTAGCCTTCAACATAGTGCTTGATGACCAAAAACTCTACTTTTTGGTGAAGTATACCAGATTGATTCGTTGGAGGAGTGGAAAAGAGGAAATCCGTAATGGGAATCAAATCTTAGTGTGGCCTATTTTGTCATTTTACATATTTTCACATTTTTCAAATCCATTATGGTGGGTGGAGATTGGGGTGGATGAGGCTGGTCGGTGGGCGGGTTTTTTGTTTATGTTTTAaaatttctactttgttcttgAGTATTTAGGGACAACAAGTTTTAAAGtatatatttcttttttaaacttCGTGTCATGTCAAATACCGTCCATATATTGGGTCGGAAGGAGTATACACTTGGGTGTTTGATTTTGTTTCTAAATAAGGACAATTGACATTCTTTATGAGATTGATTAAAAAAGAAAGAGTGTCACGTATTGGAGCAGTCGATAAAGAATTACATTTGGAAAATAGGGACATATTGCCTAACGAGGAAATCGTCATTATGGCCATTTACAATGTTAAAATAAGAAAAGTTTCCTTTTTAGTTCTTTTACATGTAAAAAATAGATcttttatgtgtaaaaataaaatttttacgtgtaaaaataaatttttcatgtataaaaaataaaataaggtcATATTATTTCTGTTAATTATGTACTGCTCAAATTGACCTATAAGATTCTTGACAAGCAGATGGGACGTTAGTGCCATTGATAAATTGCCGCCATACATGAAATCGTGTTATCTTGCCATTCTCGATGTTTATGCTGAAATGGAGGAGGAATTGGCCAAGAGAGGAGAATCTTATCGGGTTGACTACGCTAAAAATGAGGTCATTACTACGTTCATATAATTATTTCAACGTTTCTTCCTGGATTAAATATACATCGTTTCCTGCAATTGAAAATTACTATTAACGaaacataaaaagagaaaattatTGGTAAAGGGTGATTTTGTATAAGTAGGATCATTCGGCGCCGCTTTAAATTTTAACCTCGATAAGATAAAGTCATGGAAAAATTGCTTCCAATCTGAATTTTGAGAAGCGCTCCTCGCAATCAACAGAAGTTTTCATATGGAGGTTACCAGGATTTGTCATAAAATATGGCAATTGCCATAAGTGGTAATCACGTGAATTTACCATAAAATATGACAATTATTAGAATTAATTAGATATAATGATCACTAGGATTTGCcacaaaatataataaatatgatATTCGCCAGAAATTATTATATGGTGACACCAAGATTGGCCACAATATATGGCAATCGTCGGAATTTTCATATGGAAAAATTCTGGCGATCGACTGAAATGCTTATTTTCCAAGATTTTTTTACCAGAGTTaaaatgtaaatgatgtcctaaaAAGGTCCAGCATAGTTTTTTGAATGGTAAAGTAGTTTGTCAATCTGATATATGATGCTCGATTATCCATTTTGGTATACGAATTTTGCAATGCCATTAATTCACTTCTCACGttcataaaatatatatttgcATGTTCAATGTTTATCATAGGAAATTGCATTCATTTACTTTCTTTTGTCTTTAACTTATTCATTTCTAATGTTATTATTCCTAATCCAGCAGAAgtgagattttttttaaaaaaatttaagccATTAACCTGCGGCAAGATGCCTTTGGATACGGGGGTTTGGTTTGACCCCTACCATGGATCTCCTCTCATTTTGTATATCGGTACTCTTAACCTAAATAATCAACCATCCAATTATTTAAACTAAAGGTAACTAGCATatgtatagtatatgtataatttatgtataatacATATATAGTCGTGCATAATTAGTATAAAATCTCGGGttagaaaaaaattaaagagtaaaTTTGACCATCTATTTatataaaatccctaatttctttcCATTCTTAGTTGATCGTACATAATCCCATTTCCTtgcacacccccccccccccaaaggtTGATGAGCTATTCCTGAGTGACTCTTTAATGACATAGTGACTAAATATTTTGGACTTGTACTACAGATGAAAAAGTTGACTAGGGCATATTTTGAAGAGGCAAAGTGGTCTCATTCAGCTTGTTATGTCCCAACTTTTGAGGAGTACATGAAGGTTGCACTTGTTTCTAGTGGTTACATGATGGTTGCAACaacttctttagttggcatagACGATAATTTGATAAACAAGAATGTCATGGATTGGGTTACACATAAACCTTTAATTGTTCAAGCTTCAACGGTAATTGCCAGACTGATGGATGACATGGCTGGACATGAAGTAAGAATATGTTATGCTTGTTAAAGTTCTTTCATTGCTTAAAATTAGGGCTGTCAAATTTGGCCAAGCCCAAATGACCCGTCCAACCTGCCCGGTTATTGACCTGTCTATTTATTGAACTCAATTCATCTATACCCAACACATCTCAATCCATTTAAAGTTGAGTTAATTTTCAGCTCAAATTGAGTAACTTTGCCAAAATATCTTAGaactaaattttctttgtttgatatgttatatatgaccataacaaaaaaaaaaagtcttatttaaCAATTAtataattcataagaaaataatataaatcaaCTAAAGATTGATAAGAGTTGGGTGGGTTGGGATATGACTCAAATTTTAGCCCATATTGACCCAAcccatcttagcccaagtaaCTTTTAGACGGGTCAAATAACCCGCCCAATTATTGACCCAACCCATTTTGACCTGCCCAAAATCAGCCCAACCCGCTCATTTGACACCCTTACTTAAAATACATAGGACGGAAACTAGTTTCCAATAACTTGTTACAGCTACTTCTCTAAGTGAACACATTTTTGTAGTTTGAACAGGAAAGAGGACATGAACCTTCAGCAGTAGAGTGCTACATGAAGCAGCATGGAACATCAAAAGAAGAGGTGTTTTTGGAGCTTCAAAAATTAGTAAGTAATGCATGGAAAGATATAAACAGACAATGTTTGTATCCAAGAGAAGTACCAATGCTTATTCTCATGCGAGTTCTCAATCTTGCACGCGTGATAGATCTCCTTTACAAAGATGAAGATGCATTTACACATTCCACTACCAAGCTCAAGAACATCATTACTTCAATATTGGTTGATCCTGTTCCATAATGCAACCATGTTAGG
It encodes the following:
- the LOC107764298 gene encoding (-)-germacrene D synthase-like gives rise to the protein MDLSKGLPVGVHEVSRRPANYHRSIWGDYFLDCVSDSTIINPLEQKQVQDLREEVRKMLMEVHDTSSEKLELIDKIQRLGVSYHFEEEIEASLQRMYEAYRECNNIYGDDLYLVALGFRLLRQQGHFVSCDVFEKFKDNEGNFEKALTTNVPAMLSLYEAAHMRVDGEDILEEALVFISNHFKSMIPILSDSFREQVMHALNQPIHMSLTRVEARIFLSRYRSYYDTKNELLLEFAKLDFNLLQKEHRKELSSITRWWKDLDIVTKCPFARDRLVESYFWALGVYFEPKFAIARRMLAKVIGLATIIDDIYDVYGTYDELMCFTEAIERWDVSAIDKLPPYMKSCYLAILDVYAEMEEELAKRGESYRVDYAKNEMKKLTRAYFEEAKWSHSACYVPTFEEYMKVALVSSGYMMVATTSLVGIDDNLINKNVMDWVTHKPLIVQASTVIARLMDDMAGHEFEQERGHEPSAVECYMKQHGTSKEEVFLELQKLVSNAWKDINRQCLYPREVPMLILMRVLNLARVIDLLYKDEDAFTHSTTKLKNIITSILVDPVP